In Acaryochloris marina S15, a single genomic region encodes these proteins:
- a CDS encoding NACHT domain-containing protein translates to MPIEIGPLVGAITKIATPIAVTKLQRNEAVIKLLKQFGLDPEHPPADFSGVYAYALVEYCVGKPPLMLELLRQDEIRQIFRESFEQDNPNILLAEGERYVHDFALGDEIRAKEIDYPLEFARFSAIFLEVVNRTKKPAEVRRDQNIANLRDGLDFVQERLNRLPTVEAMRAEMARLVPQAELMLPGDSSGCKESCRAYSLAQQMRGWFETLDYEFESYEAWEANYFEWIITYRVSRRRFNRVLVRGVDGEGGVADIEALAQSVKGQRTDEGWLVSSRRLSQAAKDLVAQTENECLECYTFDELLDQDADFSGYLTWLESEILSRKIDEQYVPLACTKEEFSPQTQQRIALSRYGEGNGWIDGYVDVWLDDPAKEHISVLGEFGTGKTWFTLHYAWKALQDYREAQQRGTERPRLPLVIPLRDYAKAVSVESLFSEFFFRKHEIPIPGYSAFEQLNRMGKLLLIFDGFDEMAARVDRQQMINNFWELAKVVVPGSKAILTCRTEHFPEAKEGRDLLNAELKASTAALTGEPPQFEVLELEKFNEEQIRQVLSFRADEESVQQIMGYPQLLDLACRPVMTELILDALPEITAGKPIDLARVYLYAVRRKMERDIKAERTFTSLADKLYFLCELSWEMILSDQMRLNYKLFPERIRKLFGPVVQEQTDLDHWHYDMMGQSMLIRDAEGNYSPAHRSLLEFFVAYKLVALLGVLAPDFIEIAQEQPHVDQALLPQEYGWWDYCQRQVDEQGTIQKIAPLLRFRSGDRESLQPLLVPAQLAKAILDLAVPMLDSALMVERLLPQIQATRGQTQEQAGYWGGNLTQLLVDNNPWALETHDLSNTHLQGIDFANVSLLRVNLARASLAEAHLNKVLGTIYTIAVSPDGQLWAIGEGNGRLQMWDASTGRVLWIRQEHSAAIQSVAFSPDGQRIVSGSKDQTLQLWDAQGNPIGQPWTGHTAGVLSVAFSPDGQRIVSGSNDQTLRLWDAQGNPIGQPWTGHTAGVWSVAFSPDGQRIVSGSNDQTLRLWDAQGNPIGQPWTGHTAGVLSVAFSPDGQRIVSGSYDQTLRLWDAQGNPIGQPWTGHTDWVWSVAFSPDGQRIVSGSNDQTLRLWDAQGNPIGEPWTGHTAGVLSVAFSPDGQRIVSGSNDQTLRLWDAQGNPIGQPWTGHTAGVWSVAFSPDGQRIVSGSNDQTLRLWDAQGNPIGQPWTGHTAGVLSVAFSPDGQRIVSGSDDQTLRLWDAQGNPIGQPWTGHTDWVWSVAFSPDGQRIVSGSDDQTLRLWDAQGNPIGQPWTGHTAGVLSVAFSPDGQRIVSGSDDQTLRLWDAQGNPIGGPWTGHTAQVWSVAFSPDGQRIVSGSDDQTLRLWDAQGNPIGQPWTGHTAQVWSVAFSPDGQRIVSGSDDQTLRLWDAQGNPIGQPWTGHTAGVLSVAFSPDGQRIVSGSDDQTLRLWEVDTGKCLAVVQTGLCGDMNFSGALGLTEAQKMALKAMGAYCNE, encoded by the coding sequence GTGCCAATCGAAATAGGTCCGCTTGTTGGGGCGATCACAAAAATTGCCACACCTATTGCAGTCACTAAACTGCAACGGAATGAGGCCGTGATTAAACTGCTCAAGCAATTTGGTCTGGATCCTGAACACCCGCCTGCTGACTTTAGTGGTGTGTATGCCTATGCTCTAGTGGAATATTGTGTGGGCAAGCCTCCGCTGATGTTGGAGTTATTGCGGCAGGACGAAATTCGCCAGATTTTCAGGGAGTCATTTGAGCAAGATAATCCGAATATTCTGCTAGCTGAAGGGGAGCGTTATGTTCATGACTTTGCCTTAGGAGATGAGATTAGGGCTAAGGAAATTGACTACCCGCTTGAATTTGCACGTTTCAGTGCCATTTTTTTAGAAGTTGTCAATCGGACGAAAAAGCCTGCAGAGGTCAGACGCGATCAGAATATTGCCAATCTTCGTGATGGGTTAGATTTTGTCCAAGAACGACTTAATCGATTACCAACAGTAGAAGCGATGCGAGCAGAGATGGCTCGCTTGGTTCCTCAAGCTGAACTGATGCTGCCAGGTGATAGCTCTGGGTGTAAAGAGAGTTGCCGAGCATATAGTCTGGCTCAGCAAATGCGCGGGTGGTTTGAGACGTTGGACTATGAGTTTGAGTCTTATGAGGCTTGGGAGGCAAACTACTTTGAGTGGATTATTACTTATCGGGTGAGTCGGCGGCGGTTTAACCGTGTGCTGGTGAGAGGTGTGGATGGCGAGGGTGGCGTTGCAGATATTGAAGCTCTAGCGCAGTCGGTAAAAGGCCAACGTACTGATGAAGGATGGTTGGTGAGTAGTCGCCGATTGAGTCAGGCAGCAAAGGATTTGGTGGCCCAAACTGAGAATGAGTGTTTGGAGTGTTATACCTTTGATGAATTGTTGGATCAGGATGCAGATTTTAGTGGCTATTTGACTTGGCTGGAATCGGAGATTCTGAGCCGGAAGATTGATGAACAATATGTACCCCTAGCCTGCACGAAAGAAGAATTTAGTCCTCAAACTCAGCAACGAATTGCGTTAAGTCGATATGGCGAAGGAAATGGTTGGATTGATGGCTATGTGGATGTGTGGTTGGATGACCCTGCCAAAGAACATATTTCTGTATTGGGAGAGTTTGGAACAGGAAAGACTTGGTTTACGCTGCACTATGCCTGGAAGGCTTTGCAAGACTATCGCGAAGCACAGCAACGAGGAACTGAGCGGCCTCGATTGCCTTTGGTGATTCCGCTGCGGGACTATGCCAAGGCTGTGAGTGTAGAGTCGCTGTTTTCGGAGTTTTTCTTTCGCAAGCATGAGATCCCGATTCCGGGATATTCGGCTTTTGAGCAGCTTAATCGAATGGGGAAGCTGCTGCTGATCTTTGATGGCTTTGATGAGATGGCGGCGCGGGTGGATCGGCAGCAGATGATCAATAACTTTTGGGAGCTAGCCAAGGTCGTGGTGCCAGGGTCAAAGGCTATTCTGACCTGTCGGACAGAACATTTCCCGGAAGCCAAGGAAGGGCGAGATTTACTGAATGCTGAGTTAAAGGCTTCGACCGCTGCCCTAACAGGTGAACCGCCTCAATTTGAAGTGCTGGAGCTGGAAAAGTTTAATGAGGAGCAAATCCGGCAAGTGCTGTCCTTTCGAGCGGATGAGGAATCGGTGCAGCAAATTATGGGCTATCCCCAGCTTTTAGATTTGGCCTGTCGCCCTGTGATGACGGAGTTGATTTTGGATGCGTTGCCGGAGATTACTGCTGGCAAACCAATCGACTTAGCTCGGGTGTATCTGTATGCTGTGCGGCGGAAGATGGAGCGGGATATTAAGGCAGAGCGGACCTTTACCTCCTTGGCGGATAAGCTCTATTTTCTGTGTGAGCTGTCTTGGGAAATGATCTTGTCGGATCAGATGCGACTGAACTATAAGCTTTTCCCAGAAAGGATTCGGAAACTATTTGGCCCGGTGGTACAGGAACAAACGGATCTGGACCATTGGCACTACGACATGATGGGGCAGTCGATGCTAATTCGGGATGCAGAGGGAAATTACAGCCCTGCCCATCGGTCACTGCTAGAGTTTTTTGTCGCCTACAAGTTGGTGGCCTTGTTGGGGGTTTTGGCTCCTGATTTTATTGAAATTGCTCAGGAGCAACCCCATGTCGATCAAGCGTTACTTCCACAGGAATATGGCTGGTGGGATTATTGCCAGCGACAAGTGGATGAGCAAGGTACTATCCAAAAGATTGCTCCTTTACTTCGGTTTAGATCTGGAGATAGGGAGAGTCTTCAGCCATTGCTAGTGCCTGCCCAATTGGCTAAGGCGATTTTAGATTTGGCTGTTCCAATGCTTGATTCAGCCCTAATGGTGGAACGGTTGCTTCCCCAAATTCAAGCTACTCGGGGACAAACTCAGGAGCAGGCAGGGTATTGGGGTGGTAACCTAACGCAGCTTTTGGTTGATAACAATCCTTGGGCGTTGGAAACCCATGATTTGAGCAACACCCATTTACAAGGGATTGATTTTGCAAATGTCAGCTTGCTACGAGTGAATTTAGCCAGAGCTAGCTTGGCAGAAGCCCATTTAAATAAAGTTCTAGGGACCATTTATACCATTGCTGTTAGCCCTGATGGTCAACTGTGGGCTATCGGAGAGGGCAACGGCAGACTGCAGATGTGGGATGCCAGTACCGGACGAGTGTTGTGGATTCGACAAGAACATTCTGCAGCAATTCAGTCGGTGGCCTTTAGCCCCGATGGCCAGCGGATTGTCAGTGGCAGTAAGGACCAAACCCTCCAACTCTGGGATGCCCAGGGCAACCCCATCGGCCAACCCTGGACAGGCCATACAGCTGGGGTCTTGTCGGTGGCCTTTAGCCCCGATGGCCAGCGGATTGTCAGTGGCAGTAATGACCAAACCCTCCGACTCTGGGATGCCCAGGGCAACCCCATCGGCCAACCCTGGACAGGCCATACAGCTGGGGTCTGGTCGGTGGCCTTTAGCCCCGATGGCCAGCGGATTGTCAGTGGCAGTAATGACCAAACCCTCCGACTCTGGGATGCCCAGGGCAACCCCATCGGCCAACCCTGGACAGGCCATACAGCTGGGGTCTTGTCGGTGGCCTTTAGCCCCGATGGCCAGCGGATTGTCAGTGGCAGTTATGACCAAACCCTCCGACTCTGGGATGCCCAGGGCAACCCCATCGGCCAACCCTGGACAGGCCATACAGATTGGGTCTGGTCGGTGGCCTTTAGCCCCGATGGCCAGCGGATTGTCAGTGGCAGTAATGACCAAACCCTCCGACTCTGGGATGCCCAGGGCAACCCCATCGGCGAACCCTGGACAGGCCATACAGCTGGAGTCTTATCGGTGGCCTTTAGCCCCGATGGCCAGCGGATTGTCAGTGGCAGTAATGACCAAACCCTCCGACTCTGGGATGCCCAGGGCAACCCCATCGGCCAACCCTGGACAGGCCATACAGCTGGGGTCTGGTCGGTGGCCTTTAGCCCCGATGGCCAGCGGATTGTCAGTGGCAGTAATGACCAAACCCTCCGACTCTGGGATGCCCAGGGCAACCCCATCGGCCAACCCTGGACAGGCCATACAGCTGGGGTCTTGTCGGTGGCCTTTAGCCCCGATGGCCAGCGGATTGTCAGTGGCAGTGATGACCAAACCCTCCGACTCTGGGATGCCCAGGGCAACCCCATCGGCCAACCCTGGACAGGCCATACAGATTGGGTCTGGTCGGTGGCCTTTAGCCCCGATGGCCAGCGGATTGTCAGTGGCAGTGATGACCAAACCCTCCGACTCTGGGATGCCCAGGGCAACCCCATCGGCCAACCCTGGACAGGCCATACAGCTGGGGTCTTGTCGGTGGCCTTTAGCCCCGATGGCCAGCGGATTGTCAGTGGCAGTGATGACCAAACCCTCCGACTCTGGGATGCCCAGGGCAACCCCATCGGCGGACCCTGGACAGGCCATACAGCTCAGGTCTGGTCGGTGGCCTTTAGCCCCGATGGCCAGCGGATTGTCAGTGGCAGTGATGACCAAACCCTCCGGCTCTGGGATGCCCAGGGCAACCCCATCGGCCAACCCTGGACAGGCCATACAGCTCAGGTCTGGTCGGTGGCCTTTAGCCCCGATGGCCAGCGGATTGTCAGTGGCAGTGATGACCAAACCCTCCGGCTCTGGGATGCCCAGGGCAACCCCATCGGCCAACCCTGGACAGGCCATACAGCTGGGGTCTTGTCGGTGGCCTTTAGCCCCGATGGCCAGCGGATTGTCAGTGGCAGTGATGACCAAACCCTCCGACTCTGGGAGGTCGATACGGGCAAATGTTTAGCAGTCGTTCAAACAGGTTTATGTGGTGATATGAACTTTAGTGGCGCTCTGGGTTTAACAGAAGCCCAAAAGATGGCCTTGAAAGCGATGGGGGCTTACTGTAACGAATAG